Proteins from one Porites lutea chromosome 3, jaPorLute2.1, whole genome shotgun sequence genomic window:
- the LOC140929641 gene encoding cilia- and flagella-associated protein 141-like: protein MSDDRLFTTSYRYEVPSSNAQFLRKSLALQRSRIETDEKIASRIDAENKVASELERARWFTSLEEDSEKRREKRNSEMMDSELKMANEEFMKVRRAQLQKLLLDEHLQYEKELNGTGKAFYKKRI from the exons ATGTCCGATGATCGACTTTTTACAACGAGCTACAGATATGAAGTTCCTAGCTCAAATGCACAATTTCTTCGCAAATCGCTAGCATTGCAGCGGTCGCGAATTGAG ACAGATGAAAAGATTGCAAGTCGTATAGACGCGGAAAACAA GGTTGCCAGCGAATTGGAGAGGGCGCGATGGTTTACCAGCTTAGAAGAG GAtagtgaaaaaagaagagagaaaaggaATTCTGAAATGATGGACAGTGAACTTAAGATGGCAAACGAAGAGTTCATGAAG GTCCGACGAGCACAGTTGCAAAAGTTACTGCTGGACGAACATCTGCAGTACGAAAAAGAACTTAACGGCACAGGAAAAGCTTTCTATAAAAAGAGAATTTAG